In a genomic window of Candidatus Bathyarchaeota archaeon:
- a CDS encoding SRPBCC domain-containing protein gives MKLEVTTIKQTLIIPKVSPKQVYDAYVDPKKQSEFTESKATGKPSVGGKFSAWDGYIFGKYLALEDGKRVVQEWTTTDWEEGYGPSKLELTFRAVPEGTEITLVHSNVPKMQEYELAEGWTENYWNLLKEYLNP, from the coding sequence TTGAAACTAGAAGTCACAACCATAAAACAAACCTTAATTATCCCAAAAGTGTCTCCCAAACAAGTCTACGACGCTTACGTTGACCCCAAAAAACAATCCGAATTCACCGAAAGTAAAGCCACAGGCAAACCCTCAGTCGGCGGCAAATTCAGCGCATGGGACGGCTACATCTTCGGCAAATACCTCGCTCTCGAAGACGGTAAACGTGTCGTTCAAGAATGGACCACTACCGATTGGGAGGAAGGCTATGGTCCCTCTAAGCTGGAGTTAACTTTCCGTGCAGTCCCCGAAGGAACCGAAATCACGCTGGTTCATTCTAACGTGCCTAAAATGCAGGAGTATGAGCTTGCCGAAGGCTGGACAGAAAATTACTGGAACCTCCTCAAAGAGTACCTCAACCCATAA
- a CDS encoding Lrp/AsnC family transcriptional regulator, whose product MLEQMAIKIDELNLQILSDLLSDGRKTFAEIAQENDTSKEVIAKRFKQLKARGVILGFTTQNSARCYGGSFVANILLNVQRGKVFEVQEKVKEVPHVIHAYPLTVQQAVSTEVALNNITELDETKKLIHKQPFVLDTEVTIWTGARNMPENLSVFNRCPVRKKTVSRETALSKRKPRVEIDEIDRAIIDKLAVNGRIAFAEIAKPIGVSTETIVRRYERLKESGDLRVVVQIDPNKIGYFAFAAFTLSFSQEALAENIEKISQTPDVNRIITAAGFHDLTYTLMIRDIEHFLEMQDQMVSLPNIRKINVGMARMFCPWPMQREFISTF is encoded by the coding sequence ATGTTAGAACAGATGGCCATTAAAATTGATGAATTAAATCTCCAAATTCTGTCAGATTTGCTTAGCGATGGCAGGAAAACATTTGCAGAAATTGCACAAGAAAACGACACCTCCAAAGAGGTTATCGCCAAGAGATTCAAACAACTAAAAGCCAGAGGGGTAATCTTAGGCTTCACTACCCAAAACAGCGCTCGATGCTACGGTGGCAGCTTCGTCGCTAACATCTTACTTAACGTTCAAAGAGGAAAGGTGTTTGAGGTACAGGAGAAAGTAAAAGAAGTTCCCCACGTTATCCACGCATATCCCCTTACAGTTCAGCAAGCCGTCTCAACCGAAGTAGCATTAAACAACATAACAGAGTTAGACGAAACGAAAAAACTAATTCATAAGCAACCCTTCGTGCTCGATACCGAAGTGACAATTTGGACTGGAGCAAGGAACATGCCTGAAAACCTGTCCGTTTTTAACAGATGCCCAGTTAGAAAAAAAACGGTTTCAAGGGAAACGGCCCTTTCTAAAAGGAAACCAAGAGTAGAAATCGACGAAATCGACAGGGCAATCATAGACAAGTTGGCAGTTAATGGGCGCATAGCGTTTGCCGAAATCGCAAAACCGATTGGTGTGTCAACCGAAACCATTGTAAGACGGTATGAAAGGCTTAAAGAAAGCGGCGACCTAAGAGTGGTTGTTCAAATAGACCCTAACAAAATTGGGTACTTTGCCTTTGCAGCGTTCACGTTATCTTTCTCTCAAGAGGCACTTGCTGAAAATATCGAGAAAATCTCGCAGACCCCCGATGTGAATAGAATAATCACGGCTGCCGGTTTTCATGACTTAACCTACACTCTTATGATCCGCGATATTGAGCATTTCTTAGAAATGCAAGACCAGATGGTTTCCTTGCCTAACATAAGAAAAATTAACGTTGGAATGGCCAGAATGTTTTGTCCGTGGCCTATGCAAAGAGAATTCATCTCAACTTTTTAG
- a CDS encoding CBS domain-containing protein, producing MGLLRDSKKEFPSILDSAYDQYKKDLERYKLVQEIMTPKVYTIPPEESMGQAAKVMGLKHIGSLVVKKYETPVGIITERDLLTKILAQGKNPNDITVEELMSYPLVSVCINAKIKEAAQMMIKKKCRLTVQDCNKLMGIVTASDLIRSLPEIPETEALVDDFMTREVETVEHTISVGEVVKTMGDKRIGSVIITKNEKLSGIFTERDLLNAFLVNPDAMEATVGSYATSQLVTVLSGISVHKAATVMAMKQIRRLPILKDNKLVGIITARDLVEAYAK from the coding sequence ATGGGATTATTGCGAGACTCTAAAAAAGAGTTCCCCAGCATCCTCGACAGCGCCTACGACCAATACAAAAAAGACTTAGAACGCTACAAACTAGTCCAAGAAATAATGACCCCTAAAGTATACACCATACCCCCCGAAGAATCCATGGGGCAAGCCGCAAAAGTCATGGGGCTAAAACACATCGGCAGCTTGGTTGTCAAAAAATATGAAACCCCCGTGGGCATAATCACCGAAAGGGACCTCTTAACAAAAATTTTAGCTCAAGGAAAAAACCCCAACGACATCACAGTAGAAGAACTCATGTCCTACCCCCTAGTGAGCGTGTGCATAAACGCCAAAATCAAAGAAGCCGCGCAGATGATGATAAAAAAGAAATGCCGCCTCACCGTGCAAGACTGCAACAAACTCATGGGCATCGTGACCGCCTCAGACTTAATCCGTAGCTTACCGGAAATACCCGAAACAGAGGCGCTCGTAGACGATTTCATGACGCGGGAAGTAGAAACCGTCGAACACACAATATCAGTCGGTGAAGTCGTAAAAACCATGGGCGACAAACGCATCGGAAGCGTGATTATAACCAAAAACGAAAAACTATCAGGCATATTCACCGAACGCGACCTGCTCAACGCGTTTCTAGTCAACCCCGACGCTATGGAGGCAACCGTGGGTTCCTACGCGACTTCACAACTGGTGACGGTACTTTCAGGGATAAGTGTACATAAAGCGGCGACGGTTATGGCTATGAAGCAGATTCGACGCTTACCTATACTCAAAGACAACAAACTCGTCGGCATCATCACTGCACGCGACCTAGTCGAAGCTTACGCAAAATAA
- a CDS encoding DUF998 domain-containing protein: MHGYFFMRSSKTFILGVFGALAPLFYLVAVIVGGYLWSGYSHYSETVSTLTSAGAPNQNIMVPLFAIYNVFVLLLSVGLFFGIRRGKAVWGAVFLAIAAIAGLVLFWFPQDYPQGPPTTFTGTMHVVIASVTAFTSLASVLIYGLTLRKNPDWKRFGQFCLIWFPIALILGGFGAASIMTPYAGLAERLSIGSILLWIEVAALVLIKHS, encoded by the coding sequence ATGCATGGATACTTCTTTATGCGGTCTTCTAAAACTTTCATCCTAGGCGTTTTTGGCGCTTTAGCCCCCCTTTTCTATCTGGTCGCGGTAATCGTCGGTGGGTATCTCTGGTCGGGTTACTCGCATTACAGCGAAACCGTAAGCACCTTGACCTCCGCTGGTGCACCTAATCAAAACATTATGGTGCCACTATTTGCCATCTACAACGTGTTCGTTTTGCTTCTATCTGTAGGGCTATTTTTCGGGATTAGACGCGGTAAAGCCGTTTGGGGTGCAGTATTTTTAGCCATCGCAGCGATAGCTGGATTAGTGCTTTTCTGGTTCCCACAAGATTACCCCCAAGGACCCCCAACCACCTTCACAGGAACAATGCATGTAGTTATTGCATCCGTGACCGCCTTTACCTCCCTCGCTTCCGTGCTCATCTACGGCTTAACCTTGCGAAAAAACCCTGATTGGAAACGGTTCGGGCAATTCTGCCTTATCTGGTTTCCGATTGCATTGATCCTTGGCGGATTCGGAGCCGCCTCAATTATGACGCCATATGCAGGTTTGGCAGAGCGTCTCTCGATAGGCTCAATCTTGCTCTGGATAGAAGTCGCCGCGCTCGTGTTAATCAAACATTCCTAA